The sequence GACCTCGATCCGCAGTTCGGTCTCATCCCGCTGCTGGCGCGCCACAGCGAGCGAGCTCTCGAAGATGGCGATCTGTTTTTTGGCCAGCACGAAGTTCCAGTAGGCGGACTCCGCCTCAGCCAGCAGAGCCTCCGTGAAGGCGCGCAACTCGTAGTGGCTGGCAACGGTGCCGAATTCGGCCTGGCGCACGGCGGCCAGGTTCACCGCCGCTCCGAACCCCTGCAAAAGTGCCTGATTCACGGTGAGCCCCACCCTTGCGACCTGCTGCTCGGGCGCGCGGTTGGAAATGCTGCGCGACTGCTCGACCGTCCCCTCGATGGTGGTCCCCATAGGCAAAAATTTTCGGATGCCGGCGATGGCGGTGGCCTCATTCCCCTCCACAGCGAACTGGGTGCCGGTGGCACGGGCGGTCTCGGTGGCCTGCTCCTTGCCGTATTCGAGCTCGGCGAAAACCTCGGGGTCGAAGGCCCCGCGTTCGATCTGCTCGAAAGTCCCGACGATAACCGGGGTGAGCCGGCGCACCTGGAGGTCGCGGTTGTTCTGCAGGACGAGCAAGGCAACCTCCTCGACGGAGAGTTCAAGTACCTCGCCTTGCTGAATGCCGGTTGAATCGGGCTGGGCCAGCCCGCTGGCTGCTCCGAGCAGCAGCAGAACCAGAGGCGGGAGCAGAAGTCGGGTCAGGCCGATCGCATTCACGGGCGGTTTCCTTTCGCTTCGGGATGGAACAGGGACTAGACCGCCGGCACCAGCACCAAGGTGATCAGGGTCGAGCCGGTGAGACCGCCGACCACCGCCCGCGCCAGCGGCGCCTGGGCGTCTGCCCCCTCGCCGATGCCCAGCGCCAGCGGCAGCAGCGCCAGGATGGTGGTCAGTGAAGTCATCAGGATCGGCCGCAGCCGCCTTCTTCCCGCCTCGGCCACCGCCTCGTGCACGCCCATGCCGGTGCGGCGGAGCTGCCCGGCCTGGTCGACCAGCAGGATGGCGTTGTTGACCACGATCCCCCCCAGCATGATGCAGCCGATGTAGGACTGCAGGTTGAGAGTAGTGCCGGTGAGAAACAGGATGAGCAGCACCCCCACCGCCGCCACCGGCACGGACACCATCACCACCAGCGGATCGCGCAGCGACTCGTACTGGCAGGCCAGCACCATGTAGACCAGCAGCAGCGCCAGCAGCAGGGAGACGATCAGGTCATCGAAAGCCTTCTGCTGCTCCTCGAAATTGCCGGCAATGGTCAGGTCATAGCCCACCGGCCGGGGGATGAGCTCCAGCCGGCTCTGGATATCCGCCGCCACCGAACCGAGGTCGCGCCCGGCGACGTTGGCCAGCACCGTCACCAGCCGCTGCTGGTCCTTGCGATCGATCAGGATCGGCCCCCGGCTCGACTCGGTGTCGACCAGATTGCGCAGACTCACCTGCTCCCCGTCGCCGGTGGCCAGGGTCAGGTCGAGGATTTCGTCCAGGGAACGCTTTTCCGCCTCCTGGAGCTGCACGAAGATTCGGTAGGAGTTCCCTTCGGAGCGAAATTCGCCGGCCTGGGAGCCAGCCACGGCGGTCTCCAGCACCTGCGTCACATCCCGCACGCTCAGGCCCAGATCGGCCACCTTGTCCCGGTTCACCCGGATCTCCTGCTGGGGAATGCCGGCCTTCTTGCTGATCTCGAAGTCCGTCACCCCTGGCACGTCGGCAATGGCCCGTTCCACCCGGGCCGCCAGCGCATCCAGGGTAGCGAGGTCAAACCCGCGGACCTCCACCGTCACCCCCTGATCCCCGCCCAGCAGTCGCTCCAGCAGAAACTGCCCCTGTGGCGCCCGGGTGCGCACGATCATGCCGGGCACCTGTCCCGCCAGGGAGCGGCGCAGATCCGCAGCAATCTCGGTGTTGGAACGCTGCCGCTGGGCGGCAGGGGTGAGGGAGATGCGCAGCTCGCCCCGGGAGGCATCATTGGGATTGAAGCCCGAGGCCCCCACGCTGGCGACGGCGGAGACCATCTCCGGCACGGCGGGATAGACCAGTTGCTCCAGACGCCGGGTCTGCTGGTCGATCAGGTCCAGCCGGGTGCCGATCTCCATCTCGCCGGTCACCCGCACCTCGCCCTCGTCGCTGGGCGGGAGGAATTCGGTGCCGATCAGCGGCAGCAGCAGCAGGCTGGCGCCGAGCAGGGCGCCCGCGGCAAGGACGGTCTGCCACGGATGGCGCAGCACCCGGCGCAGCAGATCGCGGTAACCGCTGTCGAATCGGCGGAAGGCGGCCTCCGCCCGGGCGGCGAGGGCTGGGAACCGCCCCGTACCGGCCGTCTGCGGAGGCAGCAGCCGGGAGGCGAGCATCGGCACCAGGCTAAGGGC comes from Desulfuromonadales bacterium and encodes:
- a CDS encoding TolC family protein; translation: MNAIGLTRLLLPPLVLLLLGAASGLAQPDSTGIQQGEVLELSVEEVALLVLQNNRDLQVRRLTPVIVGTFEQIERGAFDPEVFAELEYGKEQATETARATGTQFAVEGNEATAIAGIRKFLPMGTTIEGTVEQSRSISNRAPEQQVARVGLTVNQALLQGFGAAVNLAAVRQAEFGTVASHYELRAFTEALLAEAESAYWNFVLAKKQIAIFESSLAVARQQRDETELRIEV
- a CDS encoding efflux RND transporter permease subunit, translating into MKLPQFSVRRPVFTTMVTLIVIVLGAVSLNRLQIDLLPDIELPTLTIRTEYEGASPVVMERLVTQIIEEIVGTVPGVEDLTSQSSEGSSTIRVTFAWGTDINTAALDVQAKLEDEINELPEDIVRPRVSKFDVSSFPVVLLGISSNLDPVELTQLIEDQIRYRFARLPGVAQVDLFGEFRREVRVELDPDRLKALGLPLDRVLQAIRDANLDLPAGRIEQGRYEVTLRAPAEFAHLDQIRNTVIFRQGGAAVTLGQVAEVRDTYEKMRRLVRVNGERGLRVAIRKESGANTVEVSRRVLAEIEAANRAYPQVRIVPVINQGNFIERSIANVAQSVLYGGALAIFVLLFFLRNLRSTLVISLAIPISLIATFALIYFGGFTLNLMTLGGLALGVGMMVDSSVVVLENIFRRRDEEGEAPTPAAVAGTSEVGPAIIASTLTTLVIFLPMVFVRGVAGILFQELAYVIIFSLACSLLVALSLVPMLASRLLPPQTAGTGRFPALAARAEAAFRRFDSGYRDLLRRVLRHPWQTVLAAGALLGASLLLLPLIGTEFLPPSDEGEVRVTGEMEIGTRLDLIDQQTRRLEQLVYPAVPEMVSAVASVGASGFNPNDASRGELRISLTPAAQRQRSNTEIAADLRRSLAGQVPGMIVRTRAPQGQFLLERLLGGDQGVTVEVRGFDLATLDALAARVERAIADVPGVTDFEISKKAGIPQQEIRVNRDKVADLGLSVRDVTQVLETAVAGSQAGEFRSEGNSYRIFVQLQEAEKRSLDEILDLTLATGDGEQVSLRNLVDTESSRGPILIDRKDQQRLVTVLANVAGRDLGSVAADIQSRLELIPRPVGYDLTIAGNFEEQQKAFDDLIVSLLLALLLVYMVLACQYESLRDPLVVMVSVPVAAVGVLLILFLTGTTLNLQSYIGCIMLGGIVVNNAILLVDQAGQLRRTGMGVHEAVAEAGRRRLRPILMTSLTTILALLPLALGIGEGADAQAPLARAVVGGLTGSTLITLVLVPAV